From a single Cytophagales bacterium WSM2-2 genomic region:
- the hisB gene encoding histidine biosynthesis bifunctional protein HisB, whose translation MKKALFIDRDGTLIVEPPDFQIDSLEKLEFIPGVFTWLCKIAKETDFELVMVTNQDGLGTASFPEEKFWPAQNKLIKTLEGEGISFSAVFIDRSFAKENLPTRKPGTAMLNSYLKGDYDLANSFVIGDRLTDIQLAKNLGAKGILLANDANKIKLESDLAGSCVLITETWKDIYNQVKIRRAAEVNRSTNETQIAIKINLDGSGISSIKTGLGFFDHMLEQVARHGQIDLQIEANGDLHIDEHHTIEDVGLALGEAFYKALGDKRGIERYGFCLPMDDCLAQVAIDFGGRPWLVWDAEFKREKVGEMPTEMFFHFFKSFSDSAKCNLNIKAEGTNEHHKIEAIFKAFARSIKMAVRKEGDLLPTTKGSL comes from the coding sequence ATGAAGAAAGCATTATTCATCGATCGTGATGGCACATTGATTGTGGAGCCACCTGATTTTCAAATCGACAGTCTTGAAAAACTGGAGTTCATTCCAGGAGTGTTCACCTGGCTTTGCAAGATTGCCAAAGAAACCGATTTCGAATTGGTGATGGTGACCAACCAGGACGGGCTTGGGACAGCAAGTTTTCCGGAAGAAAAGTTTTGGCCTGCGCAAAACAAATTAATTAAGACTCTTGAGGGAGAAGGGATTAGTTTCAGTGCAGTTTTTATCGATCGCTCCTTTGCTAAAGAAAACCTGCCAACCCGTAAGCCCGGCACTGCAATGTTAAATTCCTATCTAAAGGGAGACTACGATCTTGCTAATTCATTCGTCATAGGCGACCGGCTTACCGATATTCAACTAGCCAAAAACCTTGGAGCCAAGGGAATTCTGCTTGCTAATGATGCCAACAAAATAAAACTGGAAAGTGATCTTGCAGGTTCTTGTGTGCTGATAACAGAAACATGGAAAGATATTTACAATCAGGTAAAAATTCGCAGGGCAGCGGAGGTGAATCGCTCTACGAATGAAACTCAAATAGCAATCAAAATTAACCTGGATGGCAGTGGCATATCTTCAATTAAGACCGGCCTTGGTTTTTTTGACCACATGCTTGAACAAGTGGCAAGGCATGGGCAAATCGATTTACAAATCGAAGCAAACGGTGATCTGCACATTGACGAACATCACACCATCGAAGATGTAGGTCTTGCACTTGGCGAAGCCTTCTACAAAGCATTGGGAGATAAGCGTGGCATCGAGCGCTATGGGTTTTGTCTGCCAATGGACGATTGTCTCGCACAAGTCGCCATCGATTTTGGCGGGAGACCGTGGCTGGTCTGGGATGCGGAATTCAAAAGAGAAAAAGTTGGAGAAATGCCAACGGAAATGTTCTTTCACTTCTTCAAGTCATTCAGTGATTCGGCTAAATGCAATCTTAACATCAAAGCGGAAGGAACGAATGAGCATCATAAAATCGAAGCCATTTTTAAAGCTTTTGCCAGATCGATTAAGATGGCCGTGAGAAAAGAAGGAGATTTATTGCCTACTACCAAAGGAAGCCTTTGA
- the hisF gene encoding imidazole glycerol phosphate synthase subunit HisF has protein sequence MFTKRIIACLDIKDGRTVKGVNFTQLCDAGDPVELAAEYAKQGADELVFLDISATEEKRKTLTALVKKIAATINIPFTVGGGISSVDDASSLLDAGADKVSINSAAVKRPELINEISNAFGSQFLILAIDARKVLNQWVVHTQGGTRATDKKLFSWAKEAQDRGAGEILFTSMDHDGTKSGFAIDSVQKLSDLLQVPVIASGGAGLPFHFVEVFKLGKADAALAASIFHFGEIRIPDLKLFLNKNEVPVRV, from the coding sequence ATGTTCACTAAGAGAATCATTGCCTGTCTCGACATCAAGGACGGCAGAACTGTAAAGGGCGTAAACTTTACCCAGCTTTGCGATGCCGGTGATCCTGTGGAATTAGCTGCGGAGTACGCCAAACAAGGCGCGGATGAACTCGTCTTTCTTGACATTTCGGCTACGGAGGAAAAACGAAAAACACTTACTGCCCTGGTAAAAAAAATTGCTGCTACCATCAACATTCCATTTACTGTTGGCGGAGGCATCAGCTCGGTGGATGATGCATCTTCCCTGCTTGACGCAGGTGCCGACAAAGTAAGTATCAATTCTGCCGCGGTAAAAAGACCTGAATTGATCAATGAAATTTCAAATGCTTTCGGATCACAGTTCTTGATTTTGGCAATTGATGCCCGCAAAGTATTGAATCAGTGGGTCGTTCATACCCAAGGTGGAACACGCGCCACAGATAAAAAACTATTCTCCTGGGCGAAGGAAGCACAAGACCGGGGAGCAGGTGAAATCCTGTTTACAAGCATGGATCATGACGGAACAAAAAGCGGTTTCGCTATCGACTCGGTGCAGAAGCTGAGTGATCTCCTGCAAGTGCCTGTAATCGCATCAGGCGGAGCCGGCTTACCTTTTCACTTTGTAGAAGTATTTAAACTGGGAAAGGCTGACGCGGCCCTGGCAGCTAGCATTTTTCACTTCGGTGAAATAAGAATTCCCGACCTGAAATTGTTTCTAAATAAAAATGAAGTGCCCGTCAGGGTTTAG
- the hisD gene encoding histidinol dehydrogenase translates to MKIYIEPEKSTWPGLCQRPQLSADFLDSSVANILSRVKKSGDAALLEFTKQFDGVSISEIRVQQDELDDAERQLDPKLKGAIQIASGNIGKFHEAQKRDVVKIETSPGVLCWRKPAAIEKIGVYIPGGSAPLFSTVLMLGIPAKLAGCKEVILCSPPDRNGRIDPSILFAAQTAGISKIYKVGGAQAIAAMAYGTESIPQVYKIFGPGNQFVTKAKQLVSMDGIAIDMPAGPSEVLILADENANPKFIAADLLSQAEHGVDSQVVLVASEKTIVDLTLAEIESQLRSLPRKEIAEKALSNSFAVILNKPRAIEFINQYAPEHLILNTNDCDQLVEEITNAGSIFLGNFTPESAGDYASGTNHTLPTSGFAKSFGGVSLESFLKYITIQKISKEGIKNLGPVIEIMADAEQLIAHAEAVRVRY, encoded by the coding sequence ATGAAAATTTACATTGAACCCGAGAAAAGCACCTGGCCAGGTCTTTGCCAACGGCCGCAGCTATCGGCAGACTTCCTGGATAGCTCGGTCGCCAATATTTTGTCGCGTGTGAAAAAATCCGGAGATGCGGCTCTGCTTGAGTTCACAAAGCAATTTGATGGCGTATCTATTTCAGAAATCCGCGTTCAGCAGGATGAACTTGATGATGCCGAGCGTCAACTTGATCCTAAGCTAAAAGGAGCAATTCAAATTGCGAGCGGTAACATTGGAAAATTTCATGAGGCACAAAAAAGAGATGTCGTCAAAATTGAAACTTCACCCGGAGTTCTGTGCTGGAGGAAACCGGCTGCTATCGAAAAAATTGGTGTTTATATCCCTGGAGGGTCAGCTCCACTATTCTCCACAGTGTTGATGTTGGGAATTCCGGCAAAGCTGGCCGGGTGCAAAGAAGTAATTTTATGCTCTCCTCCCGATCGGAACGGAAGAATCGATCCATCCATTCTATTTGCTGCTCAAACTGCCGGTATCAGCAAAATTTACAAAGTAGGGGGCGCGCAGGCGATTGCGGCTATGGCCTATGGAACCGAAAGCATCCCTCAAGTCTATAAAATCTTTGGGCCGGGCAATCAATTCGTAACGAAAGCAAAGCAACTGGTGTCAATGGACGGAATAGCTATTGATATGCCAGCCGGTCCTTCTGAAGTCTTGATTTTGGCTGACGAAAATGCGAATCCAAAATTCATCGCTGCGGATTTATTGTCGCAGGCTGAACACGGTGTGGATAGCCAGGTTGTACTTGTTGCCAGTGAAAAGACAATAGTGGATCTCACTTTAGCTGAAATAGAAAGTCAATTGCGCAGTCTGCCACGAAAGGAAATTGCAGAAAAAGCCTTGAGCAATAGTTTTGCAGTCATATTGAATAAACCGCGTGCTATCGAGTTTATCAATCAGTATGCCCCGGAGCATTTAATCTTAAATACAAATGATTGTGATCAATTGGTAGAAGAAATCACCAATGCCGGATCAATCTTCCTCGGGAATTTCACTCCTGAGTCCGCTGGAGACTATGCGTCAGGTACTAACCACACACTTCCTACCAGTGGTTTTGCGAAAAGTTTCGGAGGTGTTTCACTTGAGAGTTTCCTGAAATACATCACTATTCAAAAAATCTCAAAAGAAGGAATAAAAAACCTTGGGCCGGTGATCGAAATCATGGCTGATGCGGAGCAACTTATAGCCCATGCAGAAGCCGTCAGAGTCAGGTATTAA
- the hisH gene encoding imidazole glycerol phosphate synthase subunit HisH — MKVAIIKYNSGNIRSVAFALERLGVNFEITGDIEKITSADKVIFPGVGEASTTMKYLQDNNLDQVIRNLKQPVLGICLGMQLMCRHSEENNTLCLGIFDEGVKKFESDKGFKVPHIGWNSLQINNRWLSPQLENQFVYFVHSYYVPVNRHTSATTNYINPFSAAMKKDNFYAVQFHPEKSADAGKLVLECFLQNS, encoded by the coding sequence ATGAAAGTAGCCATAATAAAATACAACTCTGGAAACATTCGATCGGTCGCATTTGCACTCGAGCGCCTCGGGGTAAATTTTGAAATAACGGGAGACATAGAAAAAATCACCTCCGCCGATAAAGTAATCTTTCCCGGTGTGGGTGAAGCAAGTACGACCATGAAATACTTGCAAGACAATAACCTCGACCAGGTGATCCGAAATCTCAAACAACCTGTGCTTGGAATTTGCCTTGGCATGCAATTGATGTGCCGCCACTCGGAAGAAAATAATACCCTTTGCTTAGGTATATTTGATGAGGGCGTTAAAAAATTTGAAAGCGACAAGGGTTTTAAAGTGCCTCACATTGGCTGGAATTCGTTACAAATAAATAATCGGTGGTTAAGTCCTCAACTTGAAAATCAATTCGTATATTTTGTACACAGTTATTATGTGCCCGTCAATCGCCATACCTCAGCTACCACAAACTATATCAATCCATTCAGTGCAGCCATGAAAAAGGACAATTTTTATGCGGTGCAATTTCACCCCGAAAAATCAGCTGATGCGGGAAAGTTGGTTCTAGAATGTTTTTTACAAAATTCATAA
- a CDS encoding AraC family transcriptional regulator, translated as MVNVIIIVPETAVLAAIVDPRYMFTAVNEFLKSAGKPPLFNVQLVGLTKEVKLSDGLFSVHTDTTIKNIKTADLIIIPAISRDLTDAIKRNKEFFPWIVQQYKRGAEVASLCIGAFLLASTGLLEGKKCSTHWLFANEFRTMFPNVELVDNRVIVEQNGLYSSGGANSYWNLLLHLVEKFTDREMAILASKFFVLDIDRNTQSPFTIFKGQKLHNDPEINKVQEYIEKKFQEKISVDEISEEFGIGRRTLERRFKKATNNTVVEYIQRVKVEASKKELETGRKNVSEVMYDVGYSDTKAFREVFRKVTGMSPIDYRSKYNREAIM; from the coding sequence ATGGTAAACGTTATCATCATTGTCCCAGAGACTGCTGTACTGGCAGCTATAGTTGATCCCCGGTATATGTTCACTGCGGTGAATGAATTTTTAAAGAGTGCAGGAAAACCTCCATTGTTTAATGTTCAACTCGTAGGGCTCACCAAAGAAGTGAAGCTTAGTGACGGATTGTTTTCTGTTCACACCGATACGACTATTAAAAATATAAAGACAGCTGACCTCATCATCATTCCGGCAATTAGCAGGGATTTGACAGATGCGATCAAACGAAACAAGGAATTTTTTCCCTGGATTGTGCAACAGTACAAGCGGGGCGCTGAAGTGGCAAGCTTGTGCATCGGGGCTTTTCTGTTGGCTTCAACGGGCTTACTGGAAGGGAAAAAGTGCTCAACTCATTGGTTGTTTGCAAATGAATTCAGGACGATGTTTCCGAATGTTGAGTTAGTCGACAATAGAGTCATCGTTGAACAAAACGGTTTATATTCCAGCGGTGGGGCGAATTCGTACTGGAACCTGCTTTTACACCTGGTCGAAAAATTTACAGATCGTGAAATGGCGATTCTTGCTTCAAAGTTTTTTGTACTGGATATCGATCGAAATACCCAATCACCTTTCACCATATTCAAAGGCCAGAAACTGCACAATGACCCTGAAATAAATAAAGTGCAGGAGTACATCGAGAAAAAATTCCAGGAAAAAATATCAGTCGATGAAATATCAGAAGAATTTGGAATAGGACGGAGAACACTGGAAAGGCGCTTCAAAAAGGCAACGAACAACACAGTGGTCGAGTACATTCAAAGGGTGAAAGTTGAGGCATCCAAAAAAGAACTGGAGACCGGGCGCAAAAATGTGAGCGAAGTAATGTACGATGTGGGATACTCCGACACAAAGGCATTCCGCGAAGTATTCAGAAAAGTGACCGGTATGTCGCCTATTGACTATCGCAGTAAGTACAATCGCGAAGCGATTATGTAA
- the hisC_2 gene encoding histidinol-phosphate aminotransferase: MSIEQLIRPNIRKLKPYSSARDEYEGKASVFLDANENPFNTSYNRYPDPLQKELKGQIALLKDVKANQIFLGNGSDEAIDLLIRAFCEPGIDQVLIPQPTYGMYQVSADINNVNVIEVPLSKAFDVETDVILKAITDKTKLIFLCSPNNPTGNIFSTDKIIALLKNFNGLVIVDEAYIDFAESPSFITQLLNFENLVILQTFSKAWGLAGLRLGMCFANSQIIAVLNKIKPPYNINTVTQSIVLEQFQNHSHIQKNKAEIVNQRQLLFRELAGLKIVAHVFPSNANFLLVKFNDSREVYSTLLQKGIVVRDRSNVILCDGCLRITLGTPSENKILLTELNKL; this comes from the coding sequence ATGTCAATTGAACAACTAATACGCCCCAACATCCGCAAACTAAAACCGTACTCATCCGCTCGCGATGAATACGAGGGTAAGGCGTCTGTTTTTCTTGATGCCAATGAGAATCCCTTCAACACTTCATACAACCGATACCCCGATCCGCTACAAAAAGAATTGAAAGGACAAATCGCACTACTAAAGGATGTCAAAGCAAACCAAATCTTCCTCGGCAATGGAAGTGATGAAGCTATCGATCTCCTGATTCGGGCCTTTTGCGAGCCGGGAATTGACCAGGTGCTCATCCCCCAGCCTACTTATGGAATGTACCAGGTGAGTGCAGACATTAACAATGTCAATGTAATCGAAGTACCTCTGTCGAAAGCATTTGATGTTGAAACAGACGTGATTCTTAAGGCTATCACTGACAAAACAAAATTGATTTTTCTCTGCAGTCCAAATAATCCAACGGGGAATATCTTCTCAACTGATAAAATCATTGCTCTCTTGAAAAACTTCAATGGGTTAGTTATCGTGGATGAAGCTTATATTGATTTTGCGGAATCTCCGAGTTTTATCACACAGTTACTGAACTTTGAAAACCTGGTGATCCTTCAGACATTTTCAAAAGCATGGGGTCTTGCCGGCTTACGTCTCGGAATGTGCTTTGCTAACTCCCAAATAATCGCTGTGCTGAATAAAATCAAACCACCTTACAACATCAACACGGTTACTCAATCAATCGTCCTTGAGCAGTTCCAAAATCATTCGCATATTCAAAAAAATAAAGCTGAAATTGTCAATCAAAGACAACTACTCTTCCGGGAATTAGCTGGGCTGAAAATTGTGGCTCATGTATTTCCATCCAATGCTAATTTCTTGCTTGTGAAATTCAACGATTCACGAGAAGTGTACTCAACGCTTCTGCAAAAAGGAATTGTAGTGCGTGATCGCTCCAATGTCATTTTGTGCGATGGGTGCTTGCGAATTACGCTCGGCACCCCGAGCGAAAATAAAATTCTCCTGACTGAATTGAATAAATTATGA
- the hisI gene encoding histidine biosynthesis bifunctional protein HisIE, translating to MDIKALDFKKSNGLIPCIVQDSQTSVVLMHAFMNEESLTKTLAEKKLTFFSRSKQRLWTKGETSGNYLSLVEIKKDCDSDTLLIKARPNGPSCHTGADTCFGEKNMVKGLAFLENIIRERQANPKEDSYTNKLFNSGINKISQKVGEEAVELIIEAKDNNKELFLEEAADLMYHYLVLLAAKGVRLDDVVSVLKQRHQN from the coding sequence ATGGATATCAAAGCATTGGATTTTAAAAAATCGAACGGGCTCATTCCGTGCATTGTGCAAGACTCACAAACCTCCGTTGTGTTGATGCATGCATTCATGAATGAAGAGTCTTTAACCAAAACCTTAGCCGAGAAAAAATTAACATTTTTCAGTCGGTCCAAGCAACGCTTATGGACTAAGGGTGAAACTTCGGGGAACTACCTCTCGCTTGTCGAAATAAAAAAAGATTGCGACAGTGATACTCTTCTCATCAAGGCTCGACCTAATGGTCCATCTTGTCACACGGGCGCGGATACTTGTTTTGGAGAAAAAAATATGGTTAAGGGTTTGGCATTCCTTGAAAATATCATTCGCGAAAGACAGGCCAATCCTAAAGAAGATTCATACACCAACAAGCTTTTTAATTCAGGGATCAATAAAATTTCTCAAAAAGTAGGTGAAGAAGCAGTGGAGTTGATCATCGAAGCAAAAGACAACAACAAAGAGTTATTTTTAGAAGAGGCTGCTGATCTGATGTATCATTACCTCGTGCTTTTAGCTGCAAAAGGAGTCCGTCTCGATGATGTTGTCAGCGTTCTTAAACAAAGACACCAGAACTAA
- a CDS encoding phosphatase PAP2 family protein translates to MQQLIELDKKLLLFLNSFHHPALDPVMLLITQTFFWLPLYLFLIYLIFRSYGKQGWYFLIGAAVTILLADQITSSLMKPFFARLRPSQEPTLQGLVHLVDNYKGGLFGFASSHAANTFGTSLFVFLVLRPYHKWIIWIFVWAAVMTYTRIYLGVHYPGDILVGLLIGLGSGWTGYKVSQWALNRFGQKKPT, encoded by the coding sequence ATGCAACAACTAATTGAATTAGACAAAAAGCTACTCCTGTTCCTGAACAGTTTTCACCATCCTGCCCTTGATCCGGTAATGTTGTTGATCACCCAGACTTTTTTCTGGCTGCCACTGTACCTATTTCTCATTTATCTCATCTTCCGGAGCTACGGAAAGCAAGGCTGGTATTTTTTAATTGGTGCTGCTGTCACCATACTGCTGGCCGACCAGATTACTTCTTCATTAATGAAACCTTTTTTCGCAAGACTTAGGCCATCGCAAGAGCCGACATTGCAAGGACTGGTGCATCTCGTGGATAACTACAAAGGCGGGCTTTTCGGATTTGCTTCAAGTCATGCCGCCAATACGTTTGGTACATCACTCTTCGTTTTTCTTGTCCTCCGGCCTTACCACAAATGGATCATCTGGATATTTGTTTGGGCTGCTGTCATGACTTACACCAGAATCTATCTTGGTGTGCATTACCCTGGCGATATCCTGGTCGGGTTGCTGATAGGTTTGGGAAGCGGATGGACCGGGTACAAGGTATCTCAATGGGCGCTGAATCGTTTTGGGCAAAAAAAACCTACCTGA
- a CDS encoding VOC family protein — protein sequence MAAQLNPYLNFNGQCREAMTFYQQCLGGELMMQKISESPMAAQMPSEMGAHILHSALTNGAIVLMGSDMMGAGLIRGNEFTLCLSCTNDEEINGYFERLSVGGRVKTQLHQTFWGSTYGELTDKFGMNWMLNYSKN from the coding sequence ATGGCTGCACAATTAAATCCATACCTCAATTTCAACGGTCAGTGTCGCGAAGCGATGACTTTCTACCAGCAGTGCCTCGGTGGCGAACTGATGATGCAAAAGATCTCAGAATCTCCCATGGCCGCTCAGATGCCTTCGGAAATGGGAGCTCATATTTTACACAGTGCCCTCACCAATGGTGCAATCGTGCTCATGGGATCAGATATGATGGGTGCAGGACTCATTCGCGGCAACGAGTTCACGCTGTGTCTCAGCTGCACCAATGACGAAGAGATCAACGGATATTTTGAGAGACTCTCAGTCGGGGGACGTGTAAAAACACAACTTCATCAGACATTCTGGGGCAGCACTTACGGTGAATTGACGGATAAATTTGGGATGAACTGGATGCTTAACTACTCAAAAAACTAA
- the hisA_2 gene encoding 1-(5-phosphoribosyl)-5-[(5-phosphoribosylamino) me thylideneamino] imidazole-4-carboxamide isomerase, which yields MKIIPAIDIIDGKCVRLTQGDFGQVKVYREDPVDVALEFQEADMEYLHLVDLDGAKKGRVMNWGIIEEIQSKTALVVDFGGGVQTNSEVEQLLDLGVNQINVGSLAIKEPEKFIEWLHTYGPENFILSADVKNENVMINGWLESANYRVLDLVDKFIVHGLEYVTCTDIGSDGMLNGPNFGLYKKIKARFPNLKINASGGISSIDDIKELGYLQLHGAVIGKAIYEGKLNLAELKNNVH from the coding sequence ATGAAAATCATCCCGGCGATCGATATTATTGATGGGAAGTGCGTCAGACTTACACAAGGCGATTTTGGTCAAGTGAAAGTGTACCGTGAAGATCCGGTTGATGTTGCACTTGAATTCCAGGAGGCTGACATGGAGTACCTTCACCTTGTAGATCTTGATGGTGCTAAAAAAGGACGGGTGATGAATTGGGGCATCATCGAGGAGATTCAAAGCAAAACAGCCCTGGTGGTTGATTTTGGAGGTGGTGTACAAACGAATAGTGAAGTAGAGCAATTACTTGATCTTGGCGTCAATCAAATAAATGTTGGGAGCCTGGCGATCAAAGAGCCGGAAAAATTCATCGAGTGGCTGCATACGTATGGACCGGAAAATTTCATATTGAGTGCAGATGTAAAGAACGAAAACGTAATGATCAACGGGTGGTTAGAATCTGCCAACTATCGTGTACTTGACCTGGTCGACAAGTTCATCGTCCATGGGCTGGAATATGTTACTTGTACTGACATTGGATCTGATGGAATGCTCAATGGTCCCAACTTTGGTCTTTATAAAAAAATAAAAGCGCGCTTTCCTAATTTAAAAATTAACGCCAGCGGAGGAATCTCCTCCATTGATGACATCAAAGAGCTCGGTTACCTTCAATTGCACGGTGCCGTCATCGGTAAGGCGATCTATGAAGGCAAACTCAATCTCGCCGAATTAAAAAATAATGTTCACTAA
- the bfmbC gene encoding dihydrolipoyl dehydrogenase, whose translation MSMERFDLVVIGAGPSGYAAAMRAIDFKKKTLLIEKAKVGGAGVTNGALSSKTWWELSREASAFRKNLKRYNIKAPHINYKEIQSEVRKAVHERKSMLEEHMETLKNSDLLQFKVGTAKLISQNEIEIEVGAQTTKVWAENVILATGSRPRYLPELPIDEKIVMTSDGIENMEDFPESMVIVGAGVIGCEFATIFSGFGRTKVHLIDKGDRILPFEDDDVVRIIERNMENNDVLIHRNSRLIGMKIVNDRVEYELEYNDGSRATFNVEKALVSVGRIANLEDLWEDKVGINVTKRGIDNDDTQTNIKNIYAVGDLTADISLVNVGELEGRYAVERIFGKPLRQLVYENISTIMFLSPEVAGVGINETRAREQKIDYKVVTLEYSTIPRAIAKRNTQGFIKLLVTNDDEMKILGMKVVGNNASSAIQAVAVLISMDKGIEELAECVHPHPSITEGIQECVRMLMGKSLFKPAALRGRISCKRCVNGVYDDIIF comes from the coding sequence ATGTCTATGGAGCGATTTGATCTGGTTGTAATCGGGGCAGGGCCATCCGGGTACGCAGCAGCAATGCGGGCAATCGATTTTAAGAAGAAGACTTTGCTGATTGAGAAAGCAAAGGTCGGGGGAGCCGGTGTAACCAATGGTGCCCTTTCATCAAAAACATGGTGGGAACTATCTCGTGAGGCATCCGCCTTCCGGAAAAATCTGAAACGCTACAATATCAAGGCGCCTCATATAAACTATAAGGAGATTCAGAGCGAGGTTCGGAAAGCTGTGCATGAACGCAAGTCAATGCTTGAAGAACACATGGAGACATTGAAAAATTCCGACTTGCTTCAGTTTAAGGTCGGAACAGCCAAGTTGATCTCTCAAAATGAAATCGAAATTGAAGTAGGGGCACAAACAACGAAAGTATGGGCTGAGAATGTCATCCTGGCTACAGGAAGTCGCCCCCGATATCTACCCGAACTGCCCATTGATGAGAAGATCGTCATGACCAGCGATGGCATTGAGAATATGGAGGATTTCCCGGAGAGCATGGTAATCGTTGGAGCGGGGGTAATCGGTTGCGAGTTTGCAACAATCTTCTCGGGTTTCGGACGTACCAAAGTTCACCTCATTGACAAAGGTGATCGCATTTTGCCATTTGAAGATGATGATGTGGTACGGATCATTGAGCGCAATATGGAGAATAACGATGTGCTCATTCACCGCAACTCGCGGTTGATCGGTATGAAAATCGTCAACGATCGAGTGGAGTACGAGTTGGAATATAATGATGGAAGCCGTGCGACATTTAACGTTGAAAAGGCACTGGTATCAGTGGGGCGCATTGCGAACCTGGAAGACTTGTGGGAAGATAAAGTAGGGATTAATGTTACTAAGCGAGGCATTGATAATGATGACACGCAGACCAACATAAAGAATATCTATGCTGTGGGTGATCTTACTGCGGATATTTCATTGGTGAATGTGGGTGAGCTTGAAGGCCGGTATGCCGTGGAAAGAATTTTCGGGAAACCCCTTCGCCAGCTCGTTTACGAGAACATCAGCACAATCATGTTCCTTAGCCCGGAAGTGGCAGGAGTGGGCATTAATGAAACGAGGGCTCGCGAGCAAAAAATTGACTATAAGGTTGTGACATTGGAATACAGCACAATCCCTCGTGCCATAGCTAAGAGAAATACACAGGGATTCATCAAACTTCTGGTCACAAACGATGATGAGATGAAGATTTTGGGCATGAAGGTTGTTGGTAACAATGCCAGTAGTGCAATCCAGGCAGTGGCCGTACTGATTTCGATGGATAAGGGAATTGAAGAATTAGCAGAATGCGTTCACCCTCATCCCAGTATTACCGAAGGGATTCAGGAATGCGTGCGTATGCTGATGGGCAAGTCACTGTTTAAACCGGCCGCTTTGAGGGGAAGGATTTCTTGCAAGCGGTGTGTGAACGGTGTTTATGATGATATCATTTTCTGA
- a CDS encoding lysophospholipase produces MQAQPLKYVALGDSYTIGESVSEKERWPNQLAEALSKNGVQIERPTIIATTGWRTDNLANAMAIAKLKNEYDLVSLLIGVNNQYQGKPIEQYTSDFRKLLDRAIELAKGVKENVFIVSIPDYGFTPFGANNRQKISAEIDQFNDVAKKICSDNGIKYIYITDISREGLNDPALVAADGLHPSGKMYAAWVKRITESVKIR; encoded by the coding sequence ATGCAGGCGCAGCCTCTGAAGTATGTGGCGCTTGGGGATTCATATACTATTGGTGAGAGCGTCAGTGAGAAAGAGCGCTGGCCTAATCAACTCGCGGAAGCACTTTCAAAAAATGGAGTTCAAATTGAGCGTCCTACGATTATTGCGACAACCGGTTGGCGTACAGACAACCTTGCCAATGCAATGGCAATTGCCAAGCTCAAAAATGAATACGACCTCGTATCTCTTCTCATCGGGGTAAATAATCAATACCAGGGGAAGCCAATCGAGCAATATACCAGCGACTTCAGGAAACTGCTGGACAGAGCAATTGAGCTTGCCAAAGGTGTGAAAGAGAATGTCTTTATTGTCTCAATCCCTGATTACGGGTTTACTCCATTTGGAGCGAACAACAGACAAAAAATATCTGCAGAAATTGACCAGTTCAATGATGTAGCAAAGAAAATCTGTTCGGACAACGGCATCAAATACATCTACATCACTGATATTTCCCGTGAGGGCCTGAACGATCCGGCTTTGGTTGCAGCTGATGGCCTTCACCCGTCCGGTAAAATGTATGCCGCCTGGGTAAAGAGAATCACTGAGTCAGTTAAGATCAGGTAG